In Patescibacteria group bacterium, the DNA window CGGTCTAGGATCTCCATCTCGCGGCGCATCTCCGAAGGCCGCAGTTCCGCCACCGGCGCCGCGAGCCCCTCGCGCGCGATGCGGGCGAGTTCTTCGAGCGAACATTCGCGGTACAGCGAGACCCAGTGTTCGGGCGCGGCCGGGATATCCGAACCCAGGAGGACCGACCAGTCGATCCCGCAGCCGTCAAACGCGTGGAGGTAGTTGTCGGATTTTTGGGCCATGGGATTAGAAAAATGGGAGAGTGCCGGAGTGCGGGAGTGCTGGAGTTGGGGAGTTTGGGAGAGATGAATTCAGGAAGTTGATATACTCCATTTCTCCCCCGCTCCTACACTCCTTCACTCTCCCATTACTTGATGACTCCCCCGGCTCCTGCACTCCGAAACTTCCTGACTCCGTCACTCTAAAACAATGCTTACCAGCCGATCCTTGACCACGAAAATCTGTTTGATGCTCTGGCCTTCAAGAAACTTGGCGACCTTGTCGCTCGCCAAAGCCTGAGCCTTGGCGTCTTCTTCGGAAAGTCCAACCGGCACGCTCAGCTTATCGCGAACCTTGCCGTTCACCTGGACGATCAGGCTCACCTGCTTCTCGGCCGCGAGCTGGTCGTCGCAGACCGGCCAAGGCGCCAGGAAGATACTGCGGCTGTGACCCAGGAGTTCCCAGAGATCCTCGGCGAGATGCGGCGCGAACGGCGCCAAGAGGCGCAGGAAAACCGACGCGAACTCCGGACTGCCGCCGCCGAGCCGCTGCCACTCGTTCAGGAGGATCATCATGGCGGAGATGGCGGTGTTGAATTTGAAAGCCTCGATGTCCGCGGAGACCTTGCGGATGGTGCGGTGCAGGAGTGCGGTCAGCTCTTCCGGTTCGGCCTTCATCTCGCGGTGGACGACGTCATGGATCTGCAGCCAGACGCGATCGAGAAAGCGGCGCGTGCCGCTGATACCCTTGGTGTCCCAGGGTTTGGCGATCTCGAAGTCGCCCATGAACATCTCGTAGAGGCGCATCGTGTCGGCGCCGTACTGCTCGACCACATCGTCCGGATTGATGACGTTGCCGCGCGACTTGGACATCTTCACGCCGTCCTCGCCGAGGATCAGGCCGGGATTCTTCAGTTTCTGGAACGGCTCGTCGAATGACAGGTGACCGGCGTCAAAAAGCGCCTTGGTGAAGAAGCGGGCGTACATGAGATGCAGGACCGCGTGCTCGGCGCCGCCGACGTAGAGATCGACCGGCAGCCAGTATTCGACGGCGTGGCTGGAGAACGGCCGGCTGCCGTCGCGCGGCGACGCGAAACGCAGGAAGTACCAGCTGGAATCGACGAACGTATCCATGGTGTCGGACTCGCGGCGCGCCGGACGGCGGCAGCGCGGACACTTCACATCATGGAACTGCGCGGAACGCGCGAGCGGCGACTCGCCGGTCGGCCGGAAATCAACGTCGTCGGCCAAGAGCACCGGCAGATCTTCCTCGGGGACCGGCACTTCGCCGCAGTCCTCGCAATAGATGATCGGGATCGGCGCGCCCCAGTATCGCTGGCGGGAGATCAGCCAGTCGCGCAGATGATAATGGACCTGGCGGCGACCGATGTTCTTGGCTTCCAGGAGATCGGTGATCTTGACCTTGGCGTCGTCGGATGCGAGTCCGTTGAATTCCTCGGAGGCGACCATGATGCCTGGTTCGGTGTAGGCGGCGTCCGGCGGCGCGGTCTTGCCGGCGGGCGGCGCGATGACGAACCTGATCTCATAGCCGTACTTTTTGGCTAACGCGTAATCGCGGTCGTCGTGAGCCGGCACGCCCATGACCGCGCCTGTGCCGTAAGCGGCCACGACGTAATCGGCGACCAAGACCGGCACGTCGGCTCCGGTCAGCGGATGGCGCACGCAGACGCCCAAAGACACGCCGGTCTTGTCCTGATTCAGGCCCACGCGCTCCAGCTCGGATTTCTTGCCGGCCGCTTCGATGTAATTCAACACTTCGCGGCGCTGCTCGGGCGTCACGATCTCCGGCACCAGCGGATGCTCCGGGGCCAGGACGATATAAGTGACGCCGTACAGAGTGTCCGGCCGCGTGGTGAACACGGAAACCGAGAACTCCTTGCCCTGCGGCGCGCCCGCCTCGCCGGCCTCGGACGGGATCAGGCCGTGAAAATCGATCTGCGTACCCTCGCTGCGGCCGATCCAGTTCGCCTGCATCGCCTTGATCTTCTCCGGCCAGTCGAGTTTGTCGAGATCGGCCAGCAGGCGGTCGGCGTATTCGGTCACTTTGAAGAACCACTGTTCGAGTTCCTTCTGGCGCACCGGATTCTTGCAGCGTTCGCAGATACCGTCCTCGACCTGCTCGTTGGCGAGCACAGTGTGGCAGGAATCGCACCAGTTGACCGGCGCGGTCTTCTTGTACGCCAGGCCTTTCTTATATAAGAAAAGGAACATCCACTGCGTCCAGCGGTAATAGGCGGGATCGCAGGTGACGATCTCGCGGTCCCAGTCGTAAGAGAAGCCGAGCGAGCGGAGCTGGCGGCGGAAATTCACGATGCTCTGTTCGGTGCGTTCGCGCGGATGGACGCCTTTCTTGATGGCGTAGTTCTCGGCCGGCAGTCCGAAAGCGTCGAAGCCCATGGGATGCAGGACGTTCCAGCCTTCCATGCGCCGCTTGCGGGCGATGATGTCCGTGGCGGTATAGCCCTCGGGATGACCGACATGCAGGCCTTCGCCGGACGGATACGGAAACATGTCCAGGACGTAATATTTTTTCGTCCCCGGCTGTTCCTCGGTGCGATACAGGCCGGACTCTTCCCAGAGATCCTGCCATTTCTTCTCGATCTTCTTGTGGTCGTAATTAGCCATAAACTTGGGCGTG includes these proteins:
- the leuS gene encoding leucine--tRNA ligase codes for the protein MANYDHKKIEKKWQDLWEESGLYRTEEQPGTKKYYVLDMFPYPSGEGLHVGHPEGYTATDIIARKRRMEGWNVLHPMGFDAFGLPAENYAIKKGVHPRERTEQSIVNFRRQLRSLGFSYDWDREIVTCDPAYYRWTQWMFLFLYKKGLAYKKTAPVNWCDSCHTVLANEQVEDGICERCKNPVRQKELEQWFFKVTEYADRLLADLDKLDWPEKIKAMQANWIGRSEGTQIDFHGLIPSEAGEAGAPQGKEFSVSVFTTRPDTLYGVTYIVLAPEHPLVPEIVTPEQRREVLNYIEAAGKKSELERVGLNQDKTGVSLGVCVRHPLTGADVPVLVADYVVAAYGTGAVMGVPAHDDRDYALAKKYGYEIRFVIAPPAGKTAPPDAAYTEPGIMVASEEFNGLASDDAKVKITDLLEAKNIGRRQVHYHLRDWLISRQRYWGAPIPIIYCEDCGEVPVPEEDLPVLLADDVDFRPTGESPLARSAQFHDVKCPRCRRPARRESDTMDTFVDSSWYFLRFASPRDGSRPFSSHAVEYWLPVDLYVGGAEHAVLHLMYARFFTKALFDAGHLSFDEPFQKLKNPGLILGEDGVKMSKSRGNVINPDDVVEQYGADTMRLYEMFMGDFEIAKPWDTKGISGTRRFLDRVWLQIHDVVHREMKAEPEELTALLHRTIRKVSADIEAFKFNTAISAMMILLNEWQRLGGGSPEFASVFLRLLAPFAPHLAEDLWELLGHSRSIFLAPWPVCDDQLAAEKQVSLIVQVNGKVRDKLSVPVGLSEEDAKAQALASDKVAKFLEGQSIKQIFVVKDRLVSIVLE